Proteins encoded together in one Thermococcus barophilus MP window:
- a CDS encoding OBG GTPase family GTP-binding protein codes for MPTNVTAEYLAAEEEYRNAKTIAEKIKALEKMYATVPKHKGTEKLRLQIKRRLAELRKELEKQQAQRKGGGYSFSVKKEGAAQIVLAGLPNVGKSSLLRRLTGVDTDVADYPFTTVEPIPGMMKHNDVQIQLVEVPGLVEGASLGKGMGTQLLAVIRNADAIAIVIDLSQDPIRQMEIILKEFERAGIKINKRKPRIEIKKMPYGGIVINGQENIKGDIEEVMKMLREEKIHSAEITVKEPVTLEEFADALDESLVWRRAIIIANKGDAPGSRENYEKLVREYGNRFKIVPVSAKKGINIDVVKDALYELAGIIRVFTKSPGEEPAYPPIALRKGATVLDVAKRIHKDFAKKFKYARVWGKSVKFPGQRVGADHVLEDGDIVEIHAR; via the coding sequence ATGCCGACCAACGTTACAGCAGAGTATCTTGCGGCAGAAGAGGAATATAGGAATGCAAAAACAATCGCAGAAAAAATCAAAGCACTTGAAAAAATGTATGCAACTGTTCCAAAACATAAGGGAACAGAAAAGCTCAGACTCCAAATAAAGCGAAGATTAGCAGAGCTTAGGAAGGAGCTTGAAAAGCAACAAGCTCAGAGAAAAGGGGGAGGTTATTCTTTCAGTGTCAAAAAAGAAGGTGCAGCCCAAATAGTTCTCGCTGGTCTGCCGAATGTAGGTAAATCTTCTCTTTTAAGACGGCTTACTGGAGTAGATACTGATGTTGCCGATTATCCATTCACAACTGTTGAGCCGATTCCTGGAATGATGAAACATAATGACGTTCAAATCCAGCTGGTTGAAGTTCCTGGTTTAGTTGAAGGTGCGTCATTGGGGAAAGGCATGGGAACTCAGCTTTTGGCTGTGATTAGGAATGCTGATGCAATTGCTATTGTCATTGATCTCTCTCAGGATCCCATCAGGCAAATGGAGATAATTCTAAAAGAGTTTGAAAGAGCAGGGATTAAAATCAACAAGAGAAAACCAAGAATTGAAATCAAAAAGATGCCATATGGAGGAATTGTAATTAACGGGCAGGAGAACATTAAGGGCGATATTGAGGAAGTCATGAAAATGCTCCGCGAGGAGAAAATCCACTCTGCGGAGATAACAGTTAAAGAACCGGTAACGCTTGAGGAGTTTGCTGATGCTCTGGATGAGAGCTTAGTATGGAGGAGAGCAATAATTATTGCAAATAAGGGAGATGCCCCTGGAAGCAGAGAAAACTATGAAAAATTGGTTAGAGAATACGGGAATCGCTTTAAAATAGTTCCCGTTTCGGCAAAGAAGGGGATAAATATTGATGTTGTTAAAGATGCTCTTTATGAGCTGGCTGGTATAATTAGGGTTTTCACAAAATCTCCGGGAGAGGAACCGGCTTATCCTCCAATTGCTCTTAGGAAAGGTGCAACTGTTTTGGATGTTGCAAAGAGAATCCATAAGGATTTTGCCAAGAAATTCAAATATGCAAGGGTATGGGGTAAGAGTGTGAAATTCCCGGGACAAAGGGTCGGAGCTGACCATGTATTAGAGGATGGGGATATAGTTGAGATTCATGCACGGTGA
- a CDS encoding Lrp/AsnC family transcriptional regulator — protein sequence MRATLDDTDKKILGILQKNSRTPLREISKAVGLAESTIYERIKKLKENGVIKKFTVILDPEALGFTMLSFILIKAKAGKYAYVAKELVKYPEIVEIYETTGDYDMIVKIRTRGSEELNEFLDKIGEIDGVEATHTMVVLKVHKETTELPL from the coding sequence GTGAGGGCTACTCTTGATGATACTGACAAAAAAATTTTGGGAATACTTCAGAAGAACAGCCGAACTCCCTTGAGGGAAATATCCAAAGCAGTTGGGCTGGCTGAATCGACGATTTACGAAAGGATAAAGAAGCTTAAAGAAAATGGCGTGATCAAAAAGTTTACTGTAATTCTTGACCCCGAGGCACTTGGATTCACAATGCTGTCGTTTATCCTAATTAAAGCAAAAGCTGGAAAATACGCTTATGTTGCCAAAGAACTTGTCAAATACCCTGAAATTGTGGAAATCTATGAGACTACCGGCGACTATGATATGATAGTTAAAATTAGAACAAGAGGAAGTGAAGAGCTTAATGAGTTCCTTGACAAAATTGGAGAGATTGATGGCGTTGAGGCAACACACACAATGGTAGTTCTGAAGGTACATAAAGAAACTACAGAACTTCCCCTCTAA
- the pfpI gene encoding deglycase PfpI encodes MKVLFLSADDFEDIELIYPLHRIREEGHEVIIASNKKDYITGKHGYRVKVDLTFDEVDPDEFDALVLPGGKAPERVRINEKAVAIARKMFSDGKPVATICHGPQILISAGVLKGRKGTCVITIKDDLINAGAEFIDKEVVVDGNWVSSRHPGDLYAWMREFVKLLK; translated from the coding sequence ATGAAAGTGCTGTTTCTGAGTGCAGATGACTTTGAGGATATTGAGCTAATTTACCCCCTTCACCGCATAAGGGAAGAAGGGCATGAAGTGATTATAGCAAGCAATAAGAAAGACTATATAACCGGGAAACATGGATACAGGGTTAAGGTTGATTTAACTTTCGATGAAGTCGATCCAGACGAGTTTGATGCCCTTGTTCTACCGGGAGGAAAAGCGCCGGAGAGAGTAAGAATCAATGAAAAGGCTGTGGCAATAGCGAGGAAGATGTTCAGCGATGGAAAACCAGTGGCAACAATCTGCCATGGGCCTCAAATTCTGATATCAGCGGGAGTTCTAAAAGGAAGAAAGGGAACATGTGTAATAACAATTAAAGACGATCTTATTAATGCTGGAGCGGAGTTCATAGACAAAGAAGTTGTAGTCGATGGAAATTGGGTAAGCTCAAGACATCCCGGCGATTTATATGCCTGGATGAGAGAATTTGTTAAGCTGTTAAAGTGA
- a CDS encoding PspC domain-containing protein — MEKRRLYRSKDEKIFLGVLGGIAKYLDVDPTLVRIIYVILLFLAPVTAILMYFALALIMPEEPEEEISFDKLPEKAEKIAKEIDETLTQAFSSKKPASTVKDHNNEKLLAIILIVLGGVLILRKITPFMWYLQGDILLAVLLLLFGIYLLIRG, encoded by the coding sequence ATGGAAAAGAGAAGGCTTTATCGTTCAAAGGATGAGAAAATATTTTTGGGAGTTTTGGGAGGGATAGCAAAGTATCTTGATGTCGATCCCACACTTGTGAGGATAATCTATGTCATCCTACTCTTTTTGGCTCCTGTAACTGCAATATTGATGTACTTCGCCTTGGCCCTCATAATGCCGGAAGAGCCTGAGGAAGAGATATCTTTTGATAAACTTCCTGAAAAAGCGGAAAAAATTGCAAAAGAGATTGATGAAACACTGACACAAGCATTTAGCTCTAAAAAGCCAGCCTCAACGGTTAAAGACCACAACAATGAAAAGCTCCTCGCAATAATTTTAATTGTTCTTGGTGGAGTCCTGATTTTAAGAAAGATAACTCCCTTCATGTGGTATCTTCAGGGTGATATTCTCTTAGCAGTCTTGCTGCTCCTATTTGGAATATACTTGCTGATTAGGGGGTGA
- a CDS encoding triphosphoribosyl-dephospho-CoA synthase, whose translation MERWKIIKAFTLGPLLEVMIPKPGNVNRFKDFEDLTLYHFLFGNVAVVDILYEATEVSRLIKRGDYQLSEANIGEMIKRAVQNAKATQDANPNFGIIALEIPLVIALTISKNLYDARELVKRLIEHSTVRDAMEFYKAIRIANPKGIKSGVKYDVYDENVFDELFRDRINLKRLAEISCERELIFCEWLNGYELSYKTFLRLKELTKKFSLEEAVLNAFIELLASTPDTLIIRKAGKTEAELVMRKARETLDGTFSIDELDKFLREKGDLRNPGSLADITAIALSLLILDGYKFNL comes from the coding sequence ATGGAAAGGTGGAAGATAATAAAAGCCTTCACGCTTGGACCTTTGCTTGAGGTTATGATTCCAAAGCCTGGCAATGTGAACCGCTTTAAAGATTTCGAGGATTTGACCCTTTATCATTTTCTCTTTGGAAATGTTGCTGTTGTTGATATCCTCTATGAGGCAACGGAGGTCAGCAGATTAATTAAGCGAGGGGATTATCAGCTAAGTGAAGCCAATATCGGAGAAATGATCAAAAGGGCAGTCCAAAATGCAAAAGCTACACAAGATGCAAATCCCAATTTTGGCATAATAGCACTGGAGATTCCTCTTGTAATTGCTTTAACTATATCAAAAAACCTTTATGATGCCAGAGAACTTGTAAAAAGGTTAATTGAACATTCAACAGTTAGAGACGCAATGGAGTTCTACAAGGCAATAAGAATCGCCAACCCCAAAGGAATAAAGAGCGGAGTTAAATATGATGTTTATGATGAGAATGTTTTTGATGAGCTTTTCAGAGATAGAATCAACCTCAAACGCTTAGCTGAAATAAGCTGTGAAAGAGAGCTTATTTTTTGTGAATGGTTAAATGGGTATGAACTCAGCTACAAGACATTCCTGAGGCTCAAAGAATTAACCAAGAAATTCAGCCTTGAAGAAGCTGTTTTAAATGCGTTTATTGAGCTCTTAGCATCAACCCCAGACACCCTTATTATCAGAAAAGCTGGAAAGACTGAGGCTGAACTTGTAATGAGGAAGGCGAGAGAAACACTGGATGGAACTTTCAGTATCGATGAACTGGATAAATTCCTAAGGGAAAAAGGAGATCTAAGGAATCCCGGGAGTTTGGCAGATATAACGGCAATTGCTTTGAGTTTGCTGATCCTTGATGGCTACAAATTTAATCTTTAA
- a CDS encoding family 4A encapsulin nanocompartment shell protein yields MRGDLIRILSAVEEKANELKMDGFEPDIVLFGKEAYEFLKAQVDEEFGEDERITEVSGLKVRVLEELGRDAVVIDSKMLGIGLGGARRIRIIKD; encoded by the coding sequence ATGAGGGGGGATTTAATTAGAATCCTAAGTGCAGTTGAAGAAAAAGCCAACGAGCTCAAAATGGACGGTTTTGAACCCGATATTGTTCTCTTTGGAAAGGAAGCCTATGAGTTCTTAAAGGCTCAGGTGGATGAAGAATTCGGTGAGGATGAGAGGATCACAGAAGTTTCAGGATTAAAGGTAAGAGTCCTTGAAGAGCTTGGCAGGGACGCTGTCGTTATAGATTCCAAGATGCTTGGAATTGGACTGGGAGGAGCAAGAAGGATAAGAATAATTAAAGATTAA
- a CDS encoding OsmC family protein: protein MITGKVRWIGNEKFEASVEEGGKIIFGEKGISPMRTLLLAVAGCTAIDVVMILQKMREPIKDLEIEISGERREEHPRIYKKVHIHYKIYGDVKPEKAKRAIELSQNKYCSASAHLKLSGTEVAYTFEIINE from the coding sequence ATGATAACAGGGAAAGTTAGATGGATTGGGAATGAAAAATTTGAGGCAAGTGTTGAAGAAGGAGGAAAAATAATCTTTGGAGAAAAGGGCATCTCTCCTATGAGAACCCTCCTCTTAGCTGTTGCCGGATGCACAGCCATTGATGTTGTCATGATTCTGCAGAAAATGAGAGAACCAATCAAAGACCTCGAAATTGAGATAAGCGGGGAAAGGAGGGAGGAACATCCGAGGATTTACAAAAAGGTTCATATCCACTATAAGATTTATGGAGATGTAAAGCCAGAAAAGGCTAAACGGGCAATAGAACTCAGCCAAAACAAATATTGCTCAGCCTCGGCACATTTGAAGCTCAGCGGAACTGAAGTTGCATACACATTTGAAATCATCAATGAATGA
- a CDS encoding SPL family radical SAM protein produces MYIRPFDPWKSKLCTCPFKYTLNVYTGCDHACIYCYITAYIPKAFKVRIKENLLLNLEKELRKFDKRFIISLSYSSDPYPTVERQLGITRKVLQLFKRYNVRCTILTKSDIFERDLDILRELKCAVGITVTTIDEEKAKALEPNAPSPKDRIRALRKAKKSGIPVYARIDPIIPFYTWEEFEETVNALSFVSHITVSTLKLRPDSWKRMKAKFPELMKKLEPLYKRGERIGGYYYLPRDFRMKILKEAKKIIEERRITFGSCREGYYSYPTCDGSHLVPL; encoded by the coding sequence ATGTATATACGACCATTCGATCCATGGAAATCCAAGCTCTGCACATGTCCCTTTAAATATACACTAAACGTTTATACAGGCTGCGATCATGCTTGTATTTACTGCTACATAACGGCTTACATTCCCAAAGCCTTTAAGGTTAGAATTAAAGAGAATCTCCTTCTTAATCTTGAGAAAGAGCTTAGAAAATTTGATAAGAGGTTCATAATTTCGCTTTCCTACTCCTCTGATCCCTATCCAACAGTTGAGAGGCAGTTAGGCATTACACGAAAAGTTCTTCAGCTCTTCAAAAGATACAATGTAAGATGCACGATCTTAACAAAATCAGATATTTTTGAGCGTGATTTGGACATTCTAAGAGAACTTAAATGCGCCGTAGGGATAACAGTGACAACAATAGACGAAGAAAAAGCTAAGGCATTAGAACCAAACGCTCCCTCACCTAAAGACAGAATAAGAGCTCTAAGAAAAGCAAAAAAGAGCGGAATTCCAGTTTATGCGAGAATAGATCCAATCATACCTTTTTACACATGGGAAGAATTTGAGGAAACTGTCAATGCACTGAGCTTTGTTTCACATATAACAGTTTCGACTCTAAAGCTCAGACCAGATTCATGGAAAAGAATGAAAGCAAAATTCCCAGAGCTCATGAAAAAGCTCGAACCGCTGTATAAAAGAGGAGAGAGAATTGGTGGATACTATTATCTTCCCAGAGACTTCAGAATGAAAATCTTAAAGGAAGCAAAAAAGATCATTGAAGAGAGAAGGATTACATTCGGCTCATGTAGAGAGGGGTATTATTCCTACCCTACCTGTGATGGCTCTCACTTAGTTCCTCTATAA
- a CDS encoding gamma-glutamyl-gamma-aminobutyrate hydrolase family protein, with translation MKPIIGIVAQFDWETGALTINDMYVKRIKKAGGIPVAIPPLVGITDVLEAMDGLIFPEGPDIHPKYYGGELTTKIRNLDVQRDEFELTLIRAALERNLPILGIGRGAQALNVALGGTLYQDVVSEIPKAIKHDWTSGGRFLVHPSCKVHEVRIKTNSMLFEILKEKLNIEGTNEVFIGVNSFHHQAIRKLGDGIKPVAYADDGIIEGIEIPEKFAIGVQWLAEYMDEMQPLFDALVEKALEYKKGKIREEIKEEIIRQESETGKMAEEIVEEIIEELSESHHR, from the coding sequence ATGAAACCCATTATAGGCATTGTGGCACAATTCGACTGGGAAACTGGTGCTTTGACAATAAATGATATGTATGTTAAAAGGATTAAAAAAGCCGGGGGAATACCCGTAGCAATCCCTCCTCTCGTTGGAATAACAGATGTCCTTGAGGCAATGGATGGTTTGATTTTTCCAGAAGGGCCAGATATTCATCCTAAGTATTATGGGGGAGAGCTGACGACAAAAATAAGGAATTTGGATGTTCAGAGAGACGAGTTTGAGCTTACTTTAATTAGAGCAGCTCTTGAAAGGAACCTTCCCATCTTGGGAATTGGGAGAGGTGCTCAAGCCCTGAACGTTGCCCTTGGAGGCACTTTGTATCAGGATGTCGTTAGTGAAATTCCAAAGGCTATAAAGCATGACTGGACAAGTGGAGGGAGGTTCTTAGTTCATCCCAGCTGTAAAGTTCATGAAGTCAGGATAAAAACTAATTCAATGCTGTTTGAGATTCTAAAGGAAAAGCTGAACATTGAAGGGACAAATGAAGTTTTTATCGGCGTTAACAGTTTCCATCACCAGGCTATCAGAAAGCTTGGAGATGGTATTAAGCCAGTTGCCTATGCTGATGATGGTATAATCGAAGGTATTGAGATTCCGGAGAAGTTTGCCATCGGGGTTCAGTGGCTTGCAGAATACATGGATGAAATGCAGCCTCTCTTTGATGCCTTAGTTGAAAAAGCCCTTGAGTATAAGAAAGGCAAAATCAGGGAAGAAATAAAGGAGGAAATTATAAGACAAGAAAGTGAAACAGGAAAAATGGCAGAAGAAATAGTTGAAGAGATTATAGAGGAACTAAGTGAGAGCCATCACAGGTAG
- a CDS encoding cyclic 2,3-diphosphoglycerate synthase — translation MAEKKRKRVIILGAAGRDFHNFNVFFRNNPDYEVVAFTATQIPDIEGRIYPPELAGPLYPNGIPIWSEDDLEKIIKEHDIDIAVFAYSDVSHEHVMHLASRAHAAGADFWLLGPKSTMLKSSKPVIAVTAVRTGSGKSQTSRKVAKILKDLGYKVAVIRHPMPYGDLRKQIVQRFATYEDLDKYECTIEEREEYEPHIDYGHVVYAGVDYEKILREAEKEADIILWDGGNNDFPFYEPDLWIVVADPHRPGHELKYHPGETNFRSADVIIINKVETAYPENVQKVRENIEKVNPNAIVIEAASPIFVDKPELIKGKRVLVVEDGPTLTHGGMKYGAGYVAAKKFGAKEIIDPRPYAVGSIVETYKKYPHLDVILPAMGYGKKQIKELEETINRADADVVVIGTPIDLRRILNINKPAVRVRYELEEIGQPKLYDILKDFVEKCEKLKKKE, via the coding sequence ATGGCCGAGAAGAAAAGAAAAAGAGTTATTATTCTGGGAGCTGCTGGAAGAGACTTCCACAACTTCAACGTCTTCTTTAGAAACAACCCCGATTATGAAGTCGTAGCATTTACAGCCACTCAGATCCCAGATATTGAGGGTAGAATCTACCCACCAGAATTGGCTGGTCCTCTCTATCCAAACGGTATCCCAATCTGGAGCGAAGATGACTTAGAGAAAATCATCAAAGAGCACGACATTGACATTGCAGTTTTTGCTTACTCCGATGTATCACACGAACACGTCATGCACTTAGCCTCAAGAGCCCATGCCGCTGGTGCCGACTTCTGGCTTCTTGGACCTAAGAGCACAATGCTCAAGTCAAGCAAACCAGTTATAGCTGTTACAGCTGTCAGAACTGGCTCAGGAAAGAGCCAGACATCAAGAAAAGTTGCTAAGATTTTGAAGGATCTTGGATATAAAGTTGCTGTCATAAGACACCCAATGCCCTATGGGGACTTGAGAAAGCAGATTGTCCAGAGGTTTGCAACCTATGAAGACCTTGACAAGTACGAATGTACAATCGAGGAGAGAGAGGAGTACGAGCCACACATTGATTATGGTCACGTGGTTTATGCAGGTGTTGACTACGAGAAGATTCTCAGAGAGGCAGAGAAAGAAGCTGATATAATCCTCTGGGATGGAGGAAACAACGACTTCCCGTTCTATGAACCAGATCTCTGGATTGTTGTGGCTGATCCTCACAGACCTGGGCACGAGCTCAAGTACCACCCAGGCGAGACGAATTTCCGCTCGGCTGATGTCATAATCATCAACAAGGTTGAGACAGCATATCCGGAGAACGTGCAGAAAGTTAGAGAGAACATCGAGAAGGTTAATCCAAACGCTATCGTCATTGAAGCAGCTTCTCCAATCTTCGTTGATAAGCCAGAATTGATCAAAGGTAAGAGGGTTCTTGTTGTTGAGGATGGACCAACACTCACACACGGCGGCATGAAGTATGGAGCTGGTTACGTTGCTGCCAAGAAGTTTGGAGCTAAGGAGATCATTGATCCAAGACCATATGCCGTCGGCTCTATCGTTGAGACCTACAAGAAGTATCCACACTTAGATGTTATCCTCCCAGCAATGGGATACGGCAAGAAGCAGATTAAGGAGCTTGAGGAGACAATAAACAGAGCAGATGCTGATGTCGTTGTTATCGGAACACCAATTGACCTGAGGAGAATCCTCAACATCAACAAGCCGGCCGTTCGTGTTAGGTATGAGCTCGAGGAAATTGGGCAGCCAAAGCTCTACGACATCCTCAAGGATTTCGTCGAGAAGTGCGAGAAGCTTAAAAAGAAGGAGTGA
- a CDS encoding alanyl-tRNA editing protein, translating into MNELEVRTHTALHVVKGAVVKVLGEKAKWTASVYVNGNHGRLTVKFDRKPTQEEIAKIERMANEKVKENVPIHVYELPREEAEKRFGEDMYDLFPIPPEIKTLKVVVIENWNVNACNKQHTKTTREVGKIKIKKVRFRKSKELLEISFDVL; encoded by the coding sequence ATGAACGAACTTGAAGTTAGAACCCACACTGCTCTCCATGTTGTTAAGGGTGCAGTTGTCAAAGTGCTTGGAGAAAAAGCAAAGTGGACTGCAAGCGTTTATGTCAACGGAAATCATGGAAGATTAACAGTCAAATTTGATCGAAAACCCACCCAAGAGGAAATTGCTAAAATTGAGAGGATGGCAAATGAGAAAGTTAAGGAAAATGTCCCCATTCATGTATATGAACTGCCGAGAGAAGAAGCTGAAAAGAGATTTGGTGAGGATATGTATGATCTATTTCCAATTCCCCCAGAGATTAAGACACTAAAAGTAGTTGTTATTGAAAACTGGAATGTAAATGCATGCAACAAACAGCACACAAAAACAACACGGGAAGTTGGAAAGATAAAAATCAAGAAGGTGAGGTTCAGAAAGAGCAAAGAGTTGCTCGAAATTAGCTTTGATGTTCTATGA